One genomic window of Methanosarcina acetivorans C2A includes the following:
- a CDS encoding IS1182-like element ISMac1 family transposase — protein MFRKYDQKQQFLLPLALEDFVPENHIARVLNDIVDVVDITAIESTYSKEGCPAYHPKPLLKILLYGYLIGIRSSRKLQQMTQTDTAFMYLAAMQKPDFHTICRFRSTHLGPIKEIFSHVVTFCKEMDMIGSSISIDGTKVKANASSRQSKSSDALEKEIDKILKESIETDKHEDEIYGDSTPYQIPEELVDKKKRLEKIKAAKKKLDEEKLKKINITDNDARIMKHKDGSKKPSYNCQVAVDEKEQIIVAADVVNEENDLHQIEPMIQNVKNTLGYKPTIVLADAGYFSYGNLEFLQEEGIDAYIPDNFYKAEKEGKTRRFRKSLFTYDEQKDCYYCPAAFEIPFTRIQKRKGEPDLRYYVCSYCSQCVLKNACTKSGKRTITRDPREHLMEDMRDKLNTEKGTEKYQKRMSTVEPVFGQMKQDRGFREFLLRGKRKTGIEFVMMCTVHNIKKIADFIKREGKNLKSMLKMIVGGGSKGWNKGGIRARITNTLC, from the coding sequence ATGTTTCGAAAGTACGATCAAAAGCAGCAGTTTTTACTTCCGTTAGCCCTGGAAGATTTTGTTCCTGAAAACCATATCGCCAGAGTACTAAACGACATCGTAGATGTCGTTGATATCACTGCTATTGAATCCACTTACTCTAAGGAAGGCTGCCCAGCCTATCATCCAAAACCTCTTTTAAAAATATTACTTTATGGTTACCTTATAGGCATTAGAAGTTCACGTAAACTGCAACAAATGACTCAAACTGATACTGCATTTATGTATCTGGCAGCCATGCAAAAACCTGATTTTCATACGATTTGTCGATTCCGTTCAACTCATCTTGGCCCTATAAAAGAAATCTTTTCCCATGTTGTTACATTTTGTAAAGAAATGGATATGATTGGTTCCAGTATCTCAATTGACGGAACAAAGGTTAAGGCAAATGCTTCATCAAGACAGAGCAAGAGTTCGGATGCTCTCGAAAAAGAAATAGATAAGATACTCAAAGAGAGTATTGAGACAGATAAACATGAAGATGAAATTTATGGTGACTCGACACCATATCAGATTCCAGAAGAGCTTGTTGACAAGAAGAAAAGACTGGAAAAAATAAAAGCTGCTAAGAAGAAGCTTGATGAAGAAAAGCTGAAAAAAATAAACATCACAGATAACGATGCTCGAATTATGAAGCATAAAGATGGAAGCAAGAAACCTTCCTACAATTGTCAGGTTGCTGTTGATGAAAAAGAGCAAATAATCGTTGCAGCAGACGTTGTCAACGAAGAAAACGACCTTCATCAAATAGAACCAATGATACAGAATGTAAAAAACACACTGGGATATAAACCAACAATAGTGCTTGCAGATGCAGGTTATTTCTCATATGGGAATCTGGAATTTTTACAGGAAGAAGGCATTGATGCTTATATTCCTGACAATTTCTATAAAGCTGAAAAAGAAGGAAAAACCAGGAGGTTCAGGAAGTCTCTTTTTACATACGATGAACAAAAAGACTGCTATTATTGTCCTGCTGCATTTGAAATCCCCTTTACAAGAATACAAAAGAGGAAAGGTGAACCTGATTTAAGGTATTATGTATGTAGCTATTGTTCTCAGTGTGTGCTGAAAAATGCATGTACTAAGAGCGGAAAAAGGACAATAACAAGAGATCCTAGGGAACATTTGATGGAGGATATGAGGGATAAACTGAACACAGAGAAGGGGACGGAAAAGTATCAGAAAAGAATGTCTACCGTAGAACCTGTGTTTGGTCAGATGAAACAGGATAGAGGGTTCAGAGAATTCTTATTGAGAGGAAAAAGGAAGACAGGAATTGAATTTGTTATGATGTGTACTGTACATAATATAAAGAAAATAGCAGACTTTATAAAAAGAGAAGGGAAAAACCTGAAAAGTATGCTGAAAATGATAGTTGGAGGAGGAAGTAAAGGATGGAATAAAGGGGGAATTCGAGCGAGAATAACAAATACTCTATGTTGA
- a CDS encoding group II intron maturase-specific domain-containing protein produces MDKSILSQFLKAGFIFDGTFFNTDKGTPQGGIISPILANMTLDGIEKLLNEHFRKMKVHFIRYCDDFLVTVPSKEIADEVRKVIRDFLAIRGLELSVEKTIVTHIDEGFDFLGWNFRKYKGTLLIKPSQKSIESITQKIKNIVSKAKAWTQEELIKTLNPIIRGWANYHRHIVAKNAFKKLDHYLWRVTWQWGKRRHPNKGHKWVASKYWHSERNRNWIFQTMNTKLIKFSDIQIRRHTMPKLDTNPYKDRKYFLKRKERIQKQTP; encoded by the coding sequence ATGGACAAGTCAATTCTGTCCCAATTCCTGAAAGCGGGTTTCATTTTTGATGGCACATTCTTCAATACGGATAAAGGTACGCCTCAGGGAGGGATAATCTCTCCGATCCTAGCCAATATGACTTTGGATGGGATCGAAAAACTCCTCAATGAGCATTTCCGTAAAATGAAAGTACATTTCATCCGTTATTGCGACGACTTCCTGGTCACCGTTCCATCAAAGGAAATAGCAGATGAAGTACGCAAAGTCATCCGTGATTTTCTGGCAATCAGAGGCCTTGAACTTTCTGTTGAGAAAACTATAGTTACTCACATTGATGAAGGGTTTGACTTTCTTGGATGGAACTTCCGCAAATATAAGGGAACACTTCTGATTAAGCCATCCCAAAAGTCAATTGAATCCATCACTCAGAAAATCAAGAATATTGTCAGTAAAGCTAAAGCGTGGACACAAGAAGAACTCATCAAAACTCTTAATCCGATAATTAGAGGATGGGCAAATTATCATCGTCACATAGTAGCTAAGAATGCGTTTAAAAAACTCGACCACTACCTGTGGAGAGTTACTTGGCAGTGGGGAAAAAGGAGACATCCTAATAAAGGGCACAAATGGGTTGCAAGCAAATATTGGCATTCAGAAAGAAACAGAAATTGGATATTTCAGACAATGAATACAAAGCTAATAAAGTTCTCGGATATCCAAATCCGTCGACACACAATGCCTAAACTTGATACCAACCCTTATAAGGACAGGAAATATTTCCTGAAAAGAAAGGAACGTATCCAAAAGCAGACACCTTAA
- a CDS encoding tyrosine-type recombinase/integrase, with product MKVLTKDTIKKLKYARSKRRQKSETDFVTFLSPECTRAIKLYLEYRARTPKARDPKRERQLEKQRVTPGSYLFITEKVPEKYHESHDEELRKLTTNAIFKMYREISSKTHKSTPKGHWNLVRSHNMRKYLNSALLNMGADSFFVDFLMGHEIGEAQAAYFRAQPEKLRNIYQKFIPYLTIEKELDPTQHPDFIRMKTKSEAFARAAATAAVERTEFIRMQEELEELKKLEQNIPALIQVLMHNPEAMEIMKNLKTKQ from the coding sequence TTGAAGGTTTTAACAAAGGATACGATAAAGAAACTGAAATATGCACGCTCAAAGCGGAGACAAAAAAGCGAAACTGATTTTGTAACGTTCCTGTCACCGGAATGCACGCGGGCCATAAAACTTTATCTTGAATATAGAGCCAGGACGCCGAAAGCAAGAGACCCTAAACGGGAAAGGCAACTGGAAAAGCAAAGAGTGACGCCGGGTTCTTATCTTTTTATAACTGAAAAGGTCCCGGAAAAATACCATGAAAGCCATGACGAAGAACTTAGGAAACTCACCACAAACGCCATTTTTAAGATGTATCGTGAAATCTCTTCAAAAACCCATAAGAGCACCCCAAAGGGGCACTGGAATTTAGTTAGAAGTCATAACATGAGAAAATATTTAAACAGTGCTTTACTAAATATGGGAGCAGATAGCTTTTTTGTTGACTTTCTAATGGGACATGAAATTGGAGAGGCCCAAGCAGCATATTTCCGAGCCCAACCAGAAAAGCTAAGGAATATCTACCAAAAATTCATCCCGTATCTCACAATTGAAAAAGAGCTGGACCCTACACAACATCCAGACTTCATTCGGATGAAAACCAAATCAGAGGCGTTTGCCAGGGCCGCAGCTACGGCAGCCGTGGAGCGAACCGAATTCATCCGAATGCAGGAAGAGCTGGAAGAACTCAAAAAATTAGAACAAAATATTCCGGCATTGATTCAGGTTCTCATGCACAATCCGGAAGCCATGGAAATTATGAAGAATTTAAAGACGAAACAATGA
- a CDS encoding UbiA family prenyltransferase — protein MVGIGLSFVVLYTGIYFQTGNFIALPLLCFRTVLNEAMNSIIYDMKDIEADRINGVNTFPIVLGIRKTKYFLHFINGVVAILTLAGFFLGAFPPACLGLLVSLPYFAFLIEYLVHEPYRRGHLLLQYTLLDGTYVVMAPIIMLLAN, from the coding sequence ATGGTCGGAATCGGGTTGAGTTTTGTTGTCCTTTATACAGGAATATATTTCCAGACAGGCAACTTTATAGCTCTGCCCCTTCTCTGTTTCCGTACCGTTCTCAATGAAGCGATGAATTCGATTATCTATGATATGAAGGATATTGAAGCCGACCGCATCAATGGTGTTAATACCTTCCCTATTGTTCTGGGCATCCGGAAAACGAAATATTTCCTCCATTTCATAAACGGGGTAGTAGCAATTCTCACACTTGCCGGGTTTTTCCTTGGGGCTTTTCCTCCCGCCTGTCTGGGATTGCTTGTTTCATTGCCTTATTTTGCATTTCTCATCGAATACCTCGTTCATGAACCTTACAGGAGAGGTCATTTGCTTTTACAGTATACCCTTCTGGACGGCACTTATGTGGTGATGGCTCCTATCATAATGCTTCTTGCAAATTAA
- a CDS encoding phosphoribosyltransferase has translation MFKNRKDAGEKLAQVLEKYRDKNPIVLAIPRGGVEVGLQVSRKLGTEFSLIIVRKLPFPDNPEAGFGAVAEDGSTFIFENASYWLARETIERIKQDQIAEVERRINALRRGNPLPELSGRTVILVDDGIAMGSTMRAAIELCRARKAGKIVVAVPVTGRMAAKVIEKEADELVVLDIPINFRAVAQAYENWYDVSDEEVLDLLRERINEKEIKAHEFDQSALST, from the coding sequence ATGTTCAAAAACCGTAAAGATGCTGGAGAGAAACTGGCCCAGGTACTTGAAAAGTACAGGGATAAAAACCCTATTGTCCTTGCTATTCCACGCGGAGGAGTGGAAGTGGGATTGCAGGTTTCAAGGAAGCTGGGTACTGAATTCTCCCTTATAATTGTAAGGAAACTGCCTTTTCCTGACAACCCGGAAGCCGGATTCGGAGCAGTAGCCGAGGACGGGAGCACCTTTATTTTTGAAAATGCCAGTTATTGGCTTGCCAGGGAAACCATTGAAAGGATCAAACAGGATCAGATTGCTGAGGTCGAAAGACGCATAAATGCTTTAAGAAGGGGAAATCCTCTGCCTGAGCTTTCAGGAAGAACTGTGATCCTTGTCGATGACGGGATTGCCATGGGCTCTACCATGCGGGCAGCCATCGAACTCTGCAGAGCCCGGAAAGCAGGAAAAATTGTAGTTGCTGTGCCTGTAACAGGAAGAATGGCAGCAAAAGTGATTGAAAAAGAAGCCGACGAACTTGTTGTACTCGATATACCTATCAATTTCAGGGCCGTTGCTCAGGCTTACGAAAACTGGTATGACGTTTCGGATGAAGAAGTGCTTGACCTGCTCAGGGAGAGGATAAATGAAAAAGAAATTAAAGCCCATGAGTTTGACCAATCTGCACTATCAACTTGA
- a CDS encoding SDR family NAD(P)-dependent oxidoreductase — protein MKLRGRIAVITGGGRGIGRAICLALAREGADIVIAARTEKEIRKTARMVERVGGKALAVGTDIRKEEEVRKMISEAVKTFGKIDILINNAGVAYGKYLVDTSTEEYETIMDTNVKGMFFCTKYALPHLLKRGEGRIINISSGAGKHGIPKLSIYCASKFAVIGFTESVAYEIAGGLQVYAVCPASVDTDMYHSLHSDKPVLKPEDVARKVLELCLPETTLPSGSSIEIYRPPIRVV, from the coding sequence ATGAAATTGAGAGGTCGGATAGCTGTTATAACCGGTGGGGGAAGAGGGATTGGAAGGGCGATATGCCTGGCACTCGCAAGAGAGGGAGCAGATATTGTAATTGCTGCAAGGACAGAAAAAGAGATTCGAAAAACTGCCCGGATGGTAGAAAGGGTGGGTGGAAAAGCGCTTGCGGTAGGGACAGATATCCGAAAAGAAGAAGAAGTCAGAAAAATGATTTCAGAGGCAGTAAAAACCTTTGGGAAGATTGATATCCTCATAAACAACGCAGGGGTAGCATACGGAAAGTATCTTGTGGACACTTCAACAGAAGAATATGAAACTATTATGGACACGAATGTAAAAGGTATGTTTTTTTGCACAAAGTACGCCCTTCCCCATTTGCTTAAGAGGGGAGAAGGAAGGATCATAAATATATCCTCAGGTGCAGGAAAGCATGGGATACCCAAACTCTCGATATACTGTGCCTCAAAATTTGCAGTAATAGGTTTTACCGAGTCTGTCGCTTATGAAATCGCAGGAGGTCTTCAGGTATATGCTGTCTGCCCTGCCAGCGTGGATACGGATATGTATCACTCACTTCACTCGGATAAACCCGTCCTGAAACCCGAAGACGTGGCAAGGAAAGTTCTTGAGCTCTGTTTGCCGGAAACGACTCTTCCTTCCGGCTCTTCAATTGAGATTTACAGGCCTCCTATAAGGGTGGTTTAA
- a CDS encoding SDR family oxidoreductase produces the protein MSLVGQTALVTGGNKGIGRAICFALAKEGVNIIIAARNESESKETQDQLKDMGSKAFEIPVDVRNEEDVRRLISRTIDKCGRLDILINNAGVALKKRLEETTVEEYDKIIDTNLKGVFLCTKYAIPYLRRSKNGKIINISSIGGLHGIPEFSVYCASKFGVNGVTEAIAAELEGQIKVYSICPGAVDTDMYRSIYKSRPELKPENVAQKVLEIASPESRVASGKIIEISALPIPQI, from the coding sequence ATGAGTCTAGTAGGTCAAACAGCCCTTGTAACAGGAGGGAACAAAGGGATAGGAAGAGCCATTTGTTTCGCTCTGGCAAAAGAGGGTGTGAATATCATAATTGCTGCAAGGAATGAGAGTGAATCCAAGGAAACTCAGGATCAATTAAAAGACATGGGAAGTAAAGCATTTGAGATTCCTGTTGACGTGCGCAATGAAGAAGATGTAAGACGCCTTATCTCAAGAACTATTGACAAATGCGGCAGGCTTGATATTCTTATTAATAATGCAGGGGTGGCGTTAAAAAAGCGGCTGGAAGAAACCACCGTGGAAGAGTACGATAAAATTATAGATACGAATCTGAAAGGAGTCTTCCTCTGCACAAAGTATGCGATTCCATATCTGAGAAGAAGCAAGAACGGGAAGATCATCAATATCTCCTCAATAGGAGGGCTTCACGGGATTCCTGAATTTTCCGTGTATTGCGCCTCAAAATTCGGGGTAAACGGCGTAACCGAGGCAATCGCTGCCGAACTGGAAGGGCAGATAAAGGTTTATTCAATCTGCCCGGGTGCTGTGGACACGGATATGTACCGGTCAATCTATAAAAGCAGACCTGAACTTAAACCTGAGAATGTTGCACAAAAAGTTCTGGAGATAGCCTCACCTGAATCAAGAGTTGCGTCCGGAAAAATAATAGAAATAAGTGCTCTACCTATCCCTCAAATTTGA
- a CDS encoding UBP-type zinc finger domain-containing protein, translating into MVCTHRDTIKVENFEPGEKGCEECLKSGDSWVHLRICLTCGHVGCCNQSKNKHATKHFEETGHPVIQSYQPGENWKYCYIDREYLK; encoded by the coding sequence ATGGTATGCACACACAGAGACACAATAAAAGTAGAGAATTTTGAACCCGGTGAAAAGGGCTGTGAAGAATGCCTGAAAAGTGGGGATAGCTGGGTGCACCTCAGGATATGCTTGACCTGCGGGCATGTAGGTTGCTGTAACCAGTCAAAAAACAAACATGCAACAAAGCATTTTGAAGAAACCGGACATCCTGTAATTCAATCTTACCAGCCTGGTGAGAACTGGAAGTATTGTTATATCGACCGGGAGTACCTAAAATGA
- a CDS encoding DUF1670 domain-containing protein, translating to MEKMKVPSMIETKVTSSLKGSVLDLIQNDYQFIAGDKIQEMFANDLVEVVRKSYREPWKLEVGQILWYGAKASEKPNYGKNSKKTPLTPIVLTLISKDDLEMKKEGYSDREIMETKVVRIFKEAYEQEALLTHSDMAYLLNVSTGTVSKQAKEYMQRTGEILPTRGIIHDIGRAVTHKRIILNLYIKGYQTPDIARMTNHTQEACDRYIKAYKKVEKLSKTMKSEEIAQILGMGKSLVEEYIRILNEEE from the coding sequence ATGGAGAAGATGAAAGTACCTTCAATGATTGAAACAAAGGTAACAAGCTCCCTGAAAGGTTCAGTTCTGGATCTGATACAAAATGATTACCAGTTTATTGCAGGTGACAAAATTCAGGAAATGTTTGCCAATGATCTCGTGGAAGTGGTGAGGAAATCTTATAGAGAGCCATGGAAACTAGAAGTTGGACAGATTTTGTGGTATGGAGCAAAGGCTTCAGAGAAGCCGAATTATGGTAAAAACAGTAAGAAAACACCATTAACACCAATTGTTTTGACCTTGATTTCCAAAGATGACCTGGAGATGAAGAAGGAAGGGTATTCAGATAGAGAAATAATGGAAACAAAAGTGGTTAGGATATTTAAAGAGGCATATGAACAGGAAGCACTGCTAACACATTCTGATATGGCATATCTGCTAAATGTTTCCACGGGTACGGTAAGCAAACAGGCAAAGGAGTATATGCAAAGAACAGGCGAGATATTGCCAACAAGAGGAATCATACATGATATTGGTAGAGCAGTCACTCACAAGAGGATTATACTAAACTTGTACATAAAAGGATATCAAACACCGGATATTGCAAGAATGACAAATCACACGCAGGAAGCGTGTGATAGGTACATTAAAGCATACAAGAAGGTAGAAAAGCTTAGCAAAACGATGAAAAGTGAGGAAATTGCACAAATTCTGGGAATGGGAAAATCCCTAGTAGAAGAATACATAAGAATTTTAAATGAGGAGGAATGA
- a CDS encoding DUF1670 domain-containing protein — translation MVLKIPKEYLSTFNRQLQTQLYNELMQDYSFPRAVCRSLSELFISYIDLYFSSQRKEGQIIFHGVSKDVPPGVPVNEMNLVSVIITIYDPEDCKVKNQRELLDKRIMRISNEAHTQGALLTQADIAILLGESTKTISRHIEALEENGELVPTRGKWKDIGPGVSHKKRILELYLKGYEYTEIERKTQHSGEAIMRYVKDFARILVLTEEGFEDEELRIITGLSEKTIQEYKELIETYSTEEYQERLDQLHSIFGKKEISRMNTETGPKNSSGRWRR, via the coding sequence ATGGTCTTGAAAATCCCAAAAGAATATCTCTCAACTTTTAATCGCCAATTACAGACTCAACTTTACAATGAACTGATGCAGGATTATTCCTTTCCTCGTGCTGTTTGCAGATCTCTGTCTGAGCTCTTCATTTCTTACATTGACCTATATTTCAGCAGTCAGCGCAAAGAAGGCCAGATTATCTTCCATGGAGTTTCCAAAGACGTTCCTCCTGGCGTACCAGTTAATGAGATGAATCTGGTTTCTGTCATTATCACTATCTACGACCCTGAAGACTGCAAAGTTAAGAACCAGCGAGAGCTGCTGGATAAACGGATCATGCGCATAAGTAATGAAGCACACACTCAGGGCGCTTTGCTCACCCAGGCTGACATCGCAATTCTTCTGGGAGAGAGTACAAAGACAATTTCACGACATATAGAAGCGCTGGAAGAGAATGGAGAACTGGTTCCAACCAGAGGAAAATGGAAGGATATAGGTCCCGGAGTAAGCCACAAAAAACGGATTCTGGAGCTATATCTTAAAGGGTACGAATATACTGAGATCGAGAGAAAGACCCAACATAGTGGCGAAGCCATAATGCGTTATGTAAAGGATTTTGCAAGAATACTGGTGCTGACTGAAGAGGGATTCGAAGATGAAGAACTCAGGATCATAACAGGGCTTTCTGAAAAAACAATTCAGGAATACAAAGAGCTGATTGAGACTTATTCTACCGAGGAATATCAGGAACGTTTAGACCAGCTTCATAGCATTTTTGGAAAAAAAGAGATCAGCAGAATGAACACGGAAACAGGTCCAAAAAACAGTTCGGGGAGATGGAGAAGATGA
- a CDS encoding ABC transporter permease — MRTGFLTIYWRDMLRFVRFRTLLFASLVQPALWLAFFGIAMSNNFERLTSTLPVDPNVRTVGYLTFIGAGVIAMTTLFTSLFGGTVLLFDKNWGLMRETLSSPIPRIHVIIGIGLSGMTKSFIQAAVIMGFGLLLGVQFFEGYTPMQIAYSLIGIMVFVGTFSLGFLFLSAAIAITMESPEGMQAVITLLTMPFFFTSNALYPVNSFPPLLRALSIINPLTHLVSGIRYFAIGSDFSAIGIRYTYTPEQIFISYLALLAFAGIMFLIARWRFSKVTVT, encoded by the coding sequence ATGCGCACAGGGTTTCTTACCATCTACTGGCGGGACATGCTGAGGTTTGTCCGGTTCAGGACCCTCCTCTTTGCCTCTCTTGTCCAGCCCGCTCTCTGGCTTGCCTTTTTCGGGATTGCAATGTCAAACAACTTTGAAAGGCTGACCTCAACCCTGCCGGTTGACCCCAATGTCAGGACTGTAGGTTACCTGACCTTCATAGGTGCAGGCGTTATCGCAATGACCACACTTTTTACGAGCCTGTTCGGAGGGACCGTGCTTCTCTTTGACAAGAACTGGGGGCTCATGCGCGAAACCCTTTCAAGTCCTATTCCGAGAATCCATGTGATCATAGGGATAGGGCTTTCCGGTATGACAAAATCCTTTATCCAGGCAGCCGTGATCATGGGGTTCGGGCTTTTGCTCGGAGTCCAGTTTTTTGAAGGATATACTCCGATGCAGATAGCTTACTCCCTTATTGGGATTATGGTTTTTGTGGGCACGTTTTCTCTCGGATTTCTTTTCCTTTCGGCTGCAATCGCAATAACAATGGAAAGCCCCGAAGGGATGCAGGCAGTAATAACCCTGCTTACCATGCCTTTCTTTTTCACAAGCAATGCCCTGTATCCCGTGAACTCTTTCCCGCCTTTGCTACGTGCCCTGTCTATAATCAACCCGCTCACGCATCTTGTCAGCGGGATCAGGTATTTTGCAATTGGGAGCGACTTTTCCGCAATCGGAATCCGTTATACCTACACGCCGGAACAGATTTTTATTTCCTATCTTGCCCTGCTGGCTTTTGCAGGAATTATGTTTTTGATTGCAAGGTGGAGATTTAGCAAGGTCACAGTTACGTAA